GCAGGGTCTTGCCGCAGCCGGGGCTTCCCACCAGCAGGAGGTGATGGCCACCCGCGGCGGCGACCTCGAGTGCGCGCCGCGCGTGCAGCTGGCCGCGCACGTCGGCAAGGTCGGGCGGCATGGCCGCGACCACCGGTGCGGCGCAGGCGCGCGGCAGCGGCCGCTCGCCGGTGAGGTGCGCGCAGACCTCCGACAGGGTGCGCGCCACGCGCACGTCCACGTTGCGCGCCAGTGCGGCCTCGGCGCCGTTGTCGGCCGGCACCACCAGCACGCGCCCGGCCTCGCCGCAGGCGAGTGCCGCGGGCAGCACGCCGTCGATCGCGCGCAGCTCGCCGCTGAGGCCGAGCTCGCCGAGGAATTCGTGGCCGGCCAGCGCGGTACGCGGCAGCTGGTCGCTGGCGGCGAGGATGCCGAGCGCGATCGGCAGGTCGAAGCGGCCGCCGCCCTTGGGCAGGTCCGCGGGGGCGAGGTTGACCGTGGTGACCCGCGGCGGGAACTCGTACTGTGCGCAGCGGATGGCGGCGCGCACGCGGTCCTTGGACTCGCGCACCGTGGCCTGCGGCAGGCCGACCATGCTCATGCGCGGCAGGCCGCCGCTCATGTACACCTCGATGGTCACTTCCGGCGCGCGCACGCCGGCGCGTGCACGCCCGTGCACGATGGCGAGCCCGGCCATGGCGGGTGGCTCAGTGCGGAACGTGGGTGCCGGGCAGCGTGCCGCCCGGCGTGGCCTGCGCGGCCTCGGCTTCCAGGCGCGCGACCTGCGCCTGCAGCGCGTCGAGCTTCTCGCGCGTGCGCAGCAGCACCGCGCGCTGCACCTCGAACTCCTCGCGGGTCACCAGTTCGAGCCGCGACAGCCCGGCCTGCAGCACCGACTTGAAGTTCTCCTGCATTTCCTCGCGGCCTTCGCGCAGGCCCGGCGGTACGAGGCTGCCAAGGCGGCGGGCAAGGTCGTCGATGTGGCTGAGGTCGATCATGGTGGTCTCCGGTGGTGCCTGCATCCTGGTCCGGACGCCGGCGGCGCGCAGTCGGCCCGGGCCGCGCGGGTGGGTGGGTGGGTGAATCCCCGGTCGCGTTATGCTGCGCGCAGTGAAAGGGGAGAGTGCGTGATGAAGATGGTCATGGCGATCATCAAGCCGTTCAAGCTCGACGACGTGCGCGAAGCGCTGTCGGAGGCCGGCGTGGCCGGCATCACGGTCACCGAGGTGAAAGGCTTCGGCCGCCAGAAGGGCCACACCGAGCTGTACCGCGGCGCCGAGTACGTGGTCGACTTCCTGCCCAAGATCAAGCTCGAGGTCGCGGTGAGCGACGAGCAGGCCGAACTGGTCACCGAAGCGATCCTGAAAGCAGCCGGCACCGGCAAGATCGGTGACGGCAAGGTGTTCGTGTACGACCTGGAGCGCGTGGTGCGCATCCGCACCGGCGAGATCGACGGCGACGCGCTCTAGGCGCGCCTCCGCCGCATGGGCGCGCGCGAGCGGCGCGCGCCGAACCCCTCAGCCCAGGGCTTCGGCCACGAACGGCGGCAGCACCTGCGCGGCCTTGTGGATGTCGGCGCTGTAGTACTTCGCGGCGAACGCCTTGGCGCGTGCGTCGGCTTCGCGGAAATCGAAGCCGCGCCCGCCCTTGCGCGCCAGCGTGCAGCTCCACCAGCCGGTCGGGTAGCACGGCTGCGGGAACGGCAGGGTCTGGAAGCTGTCGAAGCCGGCCTTGCCCATTTCTGCGCGGATGTCCTTGATGAGATCGAGGAGCACCAGCGGCGACTCCGACTGCTGCACCAGGATGCCGTCGTCCTTGAGCGCGCGGAAGCAGCTCTCGAAAAAGGCCTGGTTGAACAGGCCCACGGCCGGGCCGACCGGGTCGGTCGCGTCCACGATCACCACGTCCAGGCTGCCCGGAGCACAGTTCGCCATCCAGGCGATGCCGTCGTCGAACATCACCTCGGCGCGCGGATCGGCGTTGGATTCGCACAGTTCGGGGAAATACTTCTCCGCCATGCGCGTGACCTGCTCGTCGATGTCGCACTGCACCGCCTTCGCAACGCCCGGGTGCTTCAGCACCTCGCGCAGCGTGCCGCAGTCGCCGCCGCCGATGATCACCACCTGCTTCGGATCGGCATGCGTGAAGAGCGCCGGGTGCGACATCATCTCGTGGTAGAGGAAGTTGTCGCGCGAGGTCAGCATCATCGCGCCGTCGATCAGCATGACGTTGCCCCAGTCGGTCGACTCGAAGATCTCGATCTTCTGGAACGGCGACTGCACCTCGTCGAGCTTGCGCGTGACGCGGAAGCCGATCGCGGAGCCGGAGGGTTCGAAGTTCTCGTAAAGCCAGTGCGGGGCGCTCATGGGGACGTCCGGAATGCGGGGGCGTGGAAGCCGCGCATTGTAGCAACCGTGCCCGGAGCAGCCCGGCGGCTGCGCCGGCCGCATCGCCATCGTCAATGGGGCGCGCGGCCGCGGGCGTTAGAATGCGCGCCTCCACCACGCTTCCGGATTGCCGCCCATGACCGCCTGGTCCATCGACCAAGCCCGCAAGACCTATTCGATCCCGCACTGGTCCTCGGGCTACTTCGACGCCGACGACGCCGGCCGCGTGGTGGTGCGTCCGCGCGGCGCCGGCGGCCCCACGGTCGTGCTGCCCGACGTGATCGACGCGGCACTCGCCCAGGGCGCCAACCTGCCGATGCTGGTGCGGTTCCCGGACGTGCTCGGCGACCGGCTCGGCAAGCTGCAGGCGGCGTTCGCGCAGGCGCAGGCCGACTGGGAATACGGCGGCGGCTACACCGCGGTCTATCCGATCAAGGTCAACCAGCACCAGGGCGTCGCCGGCACGCTGGCGTCGCACGCCGGCGAGGGCTTCGGCCTGGAAGCCGGCAGCAAGCCCGAGCTGATGGCGGTGCTTGCCTTGTCGCGTCCCGGGGGCCTGGTGATCTGCAACGGCTACAAGGACCGCGAGTACATCCGCCTGGCACTGATCGGCCGCAAGCTCGGCATCAATACCTTCATCGTGGTGGAAAAGCCGTCCGAGCTGCGCCTGGTGATGGAAGAGTCGAAGGCGCTGGGCGTCGCGCCGGTGCTCGGCGTGCGCATGCGCCTGGCCTCGCTGGGCGCGGGCAAGTGGCAGAACTCCGGCGGCGACAAGGCCAAGTTCGGCCTCAGCCCGCGGCAGCTGCTCGACCTGTGGAAGACGCTGCGCGACGCCGGCCACGGCGACGCGCTGAAGCTGCTGCACTTCCACATGGGCTCGCAGATCTCCAACGTGCGCGACATCGCGCGCGGCATGCGCGAGGCGACGCGCTACTTCGTGGAGCTGTCGCAGCTGGGCGCGGTGATCGACTATGTCGACGTCGGCGGTGGCCTCGGCATCGACTACGAAGGTACCCGCTCGCGCAGCTACAACTCGGTCAACTACGGCGTGGCGCAGTACGCGTCCAACATCGTGCAGCCGCTGGCCGATGCCTGCACCGAGGCCGGACTCAAGCCGCCGCGCATCGTCACCGAGTGCGGCCGCGCGATGACCGCGCACCACGCGGTGCTGGTGGCCAACGTGTCCGAGGTGGAAGCCGCGCCGGAAGGCCGCGTGCCCGACGCCCACGACGACGAGCCGATGGTCATCCGCCACCTGCGCGAGATCCATGCCGAGCTCGACGCGCGGCCGGCGATCGAGCTGTTGCAGGAGGCGCAGCACTTCCACGCCGAGGGCCTGTCGCTGTACGCGCTGGGCCAGCTCGACCTGGTGCACCGTGCGCGCATCGACGACCTGTTCTACGCCATCGCGCATGCGGTCAAGGCGCGCCTGACGTACGACGAGAAGAGCCACCGCCCGTTCCTCGACGAGCTGAGCGAGCGCCTGGTGGACAAGTATTTCGTCAACTTCAGCGTGTTCGAGTCGATGCCCGACGTGTGGGCGATCGACCAGGTGTTCCCGATCGTGCCGATTGAACGCCTGCACGAGCGGCCCACGCGGCGCGGGATCATCGCCGACCTGACCTGCGACTCAGACGGCAAGATCGACACCTACGTGCAGAACGAGGACCTCGACACCTCGCTGCCGCTGCATGAGCTGCGCGCGGGCGAGTCGTACCGGCTGGGCTTCTTCCTGGTGGGCGCCTACCAGGAGATCCTCGGCGACATCCACAACCTGTTCGGCGACACCGACGTCATCGCGGTGAAGGTGGACGGCGACGGCTACGCGATCGCGCAGCAGCGCCGCGGCGACACCACCGACGTCATGCTCGACTACGTCGGCTACAGGCTCGAGGACCTGCGCCAGAGCTATGCCGACAAGGTGGCCGCGGCAGGGCTGCCGGCGGACGAGGCCGCACGCCTGGCCGCGGACCTGGAAGCCGGTCTCACCGGCTACACCTACCTCGACGACACGCCGTAGGACAGCAGGCCTCAGGACTGAGCGCGGAAGCTAGGCTGGCGCCCGCCACGGCGCCGCGACCAGCAGCACGCCGGCCAGCACCAGGGCCGCGCCGGCGATGCGCGTCCAGTCCACGGGTCGTGGCGCCTGCAGAACGCCGAAATGGTCGAGCGCCAGCGACGCGATGACTTGGCCGAGCACCGCCAGGCAGATGGCTGCGGCGGCGCCCACGCGGCCGATCAGCAGGGTGAACACCACCACGTAGACCGCGCCGAGGATGCCGCCCAGCCAGATCCACGGCGGGAAGCGCGCGCCGGGCACCGGGCCGAGCGGCGTGCGCGTGACCAGCAGCCACGCGGCCAGCAGCAGCACGCCGACCAGGAACGACACGAACGCCGTGGCCACCGCGCCGTGCAGGGCCACCGACAGGCGCGCATTGATCAACCCCTGCAGCGGCAGGATCGCGCCGACCAGCACGATCGCCAGCATCGCCAGCCAGGTATTCACGGCGCGGTGCCGCGATGGATCTGCAGGCCGGCCAGCGACTGGCTCACCGGCATCAGCTCGAGGCGGTTGAGGTTGAGGTGCGGCGGCAGGTTCGCGACCCACCACACCTGCTCGGCGATGTCGGCCGCGGTGATCGGTTGCGTGCCGGCGTACAGCGTGTCCGATGCCGCGCGGTCGCCGCCGGTGCGCACCAGGGTGAACTCGGTTTCGGCCAGGCCCGGCTCGACCACCGTCACGCGCACGCCGGTGCCGTGCAGGTCGGAGCGCAGGTTGAGCGAGAACTGGTCGACGAACGCCTTGGTCGCGCCGTACACGTTGCCGCCCGGATACGCGTACAGCCCGGCGATCGAGCCGATGTTGACGATCGTGCCGCGGCGCGCGATGAGCGCGGGCAGCAGGTGGTGGGTCATGGCGACCAGCGCGGTGACGTTGGTGTCGATCATCTGCCGCCACTGGCCGAGGTCGCTGGACTGCGCCGGCGCGGTGCCGAGCGCGAGGCCTGCGTTGTTGACCAGCAGGTCGATGTCGCGGAACGGCGCGGGGATGGCGGCGAGTGCGGCCTGCATGGCGTCCAGGTCGCGGATGTCGAAGGCCGCGGCGTGGATGCGGTCGGCGCCGTGGCGATCGACCAGCGCCTGCAGGCGGTCGGCGCGGCGGCCGGTGGCGATCGCGCGCCAGCCGGCGGTGACGAAGCGTTCGACGATGGCGGCGCCGAAGCCGGCGGTGGCGCCGGTGACCAGCAGGGTTCTGTCCATCGGCGGATTGTAAGCCTCAGCCCTTTGGCGTCGGCCTGGCTGGCTTGCCTGGTGCGGGAGGTGTCTCGGGCGTGGCCGGCTTGTCGCGGCTCGACGACCGGGCTGCGGGCTTGGCCGCCGCGTCGCCCTTCGTGGTTGCTCCGGTCGCTTTCGCAGGCGCCTTGGCCACTGCGCGTTTGCGTGCGGGCGCCGGCTTGGCTGGCACATCCGCGGCGGCCGCGGCCGGCTTGCGCTTGCGACCGGTGGCCGACTTGCCGGCGGTGCGCGATTTGGTGGCGCGATGCTTCTTCAGCATGTCCTCGGCGAGCACGATGTCCTCGGAGAGGATGCCGGCGGCGCGTGCGATCGCGATCCGCGCTTCGGCGCGGTTCTCGTCGGGATTGGCCATCAGCAGTTCGCGGATCGCCTCGCGCAGCGCGGCTTCCGCGTTGCGCTTGAGCTGGATGTCGCTGCCCTGGCGGAACAGCGCCAGCAGCGCGTCCACAACGGGTTTGATGAGTGCGGCTTCGATCGGCATCGCGGATCCTCCAGGGCCTGCACAGCGTGCGCCCTGCCGGTCTCAGCCGCCGCGATCGCGCGCTACTGCGCGCGGATGGCGAG
This Luteimonas sp. MC1572 DNA region includes the following protein-coding sequences:
- a CDS encoding accessory factor UbiK family protein, whose amino-acid sequence is MIDLSHIDDLARRLGSLVPPGLREGREEMQENFKSVLQAGLSRLELVTREEFEVQRAVLLRTREKLDALQAQVARLEAEAAQATPGGTLPGTHVPH
- a CDS encoding P-II family nitrogen regulator — encoded protein: MKMVMAIIKPFKLDDVREALSEAGVAGITVTEVKGFGRQKGHTELYRGAEYVVDFLPKIKLEVAVSDEQAELVTEAILKAAGTGKIGDGKVFVYDLERVVRIRTGEIDGDAL
- the speE gene encoding polyamine aminopropyltransferase, with the translated sequence MSAPHWLYENFEPSGSAIGFRVTRKLDEVQSPFQKIEIFESTDWGNVMLIDGAMMLTSRDNFLYHEMMSHPALFTHADPKQVVIIGGGDCGTLREVLKHPGVAKAVQCDIDEQVTRMAEKYFPELCESNADPRAEVMFDDGIAWMANCAPGSLDVVIVDATDPVGPAVGLFNQAFFESCFRALKDDGILVQQSESPLVLLDLIKDIRAEMGKAGFDSFQTLPFPQPCYPTGWWSCTLARKGGRGFDFREADARAKAFAAKYYSADIHKAAQVLPPFVAEALG
- the speA gene encoding arginine decarboxylase; translation: MTAWSIDQARKTYSIPHWSSGYFDADDAGRVVVRPRGAGGPTVVLPDVIDAALAQGANLPMLVRFPDVLGDRLGKLQAAFAQAQADWEYGGGYTAVYPIKVNQHQGVAGTLASHAGEGFGLEAGSKPELMAVLALSRPGGLVICNGYKDREYIRLALIGRKLGINTFIVVEKPSELRLVMEESKALGVAPVLGVRMRLASLGAGKWQNSGGDKAKFGLSPRQLLDLWKTLRDAGHGDALKLLHFHMGSQISNVRDIARGMREATRYFVELSQLGAVIDYVDVGGGLGIDYEGTRSRSYNSVNYGVAQYASNIVQPLADACTEAGLKPPRIVTECGRAMTAHHAVLVANVSEVEAAPEGRVPDAHDDEPMVIRHLREIHAELDARPAIELLQEAQHFHAEGLSLYALGQLDLVHRARIDDLFYAIAHAVKARLTYDEKSHRPFLDELSERLVDKYFVNFSVFESMPDVWAIDQVFPIVPIERLHERPTRRGIIADLTCDSDGKIDTYVQNEDLDTSLPLHELRAGESYRLGFFLVGAYQEILGDIHNLFGDTDVIAVKVDGDGYAIAQQRRGDTTDVMLDYVGYRLEDLRQSYADKVAAAGLPADEAARLAADLEAGLTGYTYLDDTP
- a CDS encoding DMT family transporter, with protein sequence MNTWLAMLAIVLVGAILPLQGLINARLSVALHGAVATAFVSFLVGVLLLAAWLLVTRTPLGPVPGARFPPWIWLGGILGAVYVVVFTLLIGRVGAAAAICLAVLGQVIASLALDHFGVLQAPRPVDWTRIAGAALVLAGVLLVAAPWRAPA
- a CDS encoding SDR family NAD(P)-dependent oxidoreductase, whose product is MDRTLLVTGATAGFGAAIVERFVTAGWRAIATGRRADRLQALVDRHGADRIHAAAFDIRDLDAMQAALAAIPAPFRDIDLLVNNAGLALGTAPAQSSDLGQWRQMIDTNVTALVAMTHHLLPALIARRGTIVNIGSIAGLYAYPGGNVYGATKAFVDQFSLNLRSDLHGTGVRVTVVEPGLAETEFTLVRTGGDRAASDTLYAGTQPITAADIAEQVWWVANLPPHLNLNRLELMPVSQSLAGLQIHRGTAP